One window of the Deltaproteobacteria bacterium genome contains the following:
- a CDS encoding tetratricopeptide repeat protein: MNPEPAVEAAFSRKTAAGILALFLAVAFLLYFPSLKGPFVFDDIYFILDNPNIALESLSLRGVLAAATSGRPLTTLSFALNHLANGYDTAGFHAVNTTIHALAAFFFLFLANRTLVLAGYGKNAGKAAFFAALLFLCHPLATQSVSYISQRANAMCGMFFILSLFLFAGARTKGPGTGRTFLYAGCAAAGLAAFLSKENAATLPFFILLYECLFFRRADEKWLAAQSMPIAWGILLMTAAAAAVVGRGQVHPGLFAAWAVLAPVAIYMALKRPQAGPLKASTRRMEIILTAFLAAVALAVWVEGRPLATIIHDYKNIAPVTCYQRLLTEARVVFLYLGLFLLPLPDLLSLGHDVTVSTGLFSHPSTIAAILALAGIFVYAVKARGKRPVLVFAVFMYFGNLAIESSVLPLHMVFEHRAYLPMIFLCLVFASWIFSKFPRRATAILTVLSLLLGFSAFMRNQVWADDLALWQDAAKKAPNDAIAHNNLGIALMKRGKTREAISRFAQAMATDNSLMDAPYNMGLAYREMGRTEDALAMFRRALAIRDDYVFAHNDLGLALMDLGRMREAELHFRKALAWNPYFAKALNNLGTLQLGKGLFSDAVAMFREALKVAPGFVQARINLGIVLLQQGKAKEAAIVLEKAVSDQPGNSEALSQLGNALLHSGDTVGAVSRLRKAVSLDPKNADAVNSLAVALTTQGRNLEAIVEYRKALGLMEKEALALKARSAPGAYSAVFLAPERTAVHKNLALALSRMKQFEKAGEELQKAAALSPTDIDARLGLGSMLAARGLYDRAFEIFGKAALDFPENPEAQRDLGRILMKLGRPKEALTAFSRAALLSPTDTGIHRDIATARDLIDKKQTERN; encoded by the coding sequence ATGAATCCTGAGCCCGCCGTCGAGGCCGCCTTTTCCCGGAAAACGGCAGCCGGGATTCTCGCGCTTTTCCTGGCCGTCGCCTTTCTGCTCTATTTCCCGTCGTTAAAAGGCCCCTTCGTATTCGACGACATCTACTTCATACTGGACAACCCCAATATCGCCCTTGAGAGCCTTTCCTTACGCGGAGTCCTTGCCGCCGCGACATCCGGGCGGCCCCTCACCACGCTCAGTTTCGCGTTAAACCACCTGGCAAACGGCTACGACACTGCGGGCTTTCACGCGGTGAACACGACGATTCACGCGCTTGCGGCCTTTTTTTTCCTTTTCCTGGCAAACAGAACCCTCGTTTTAGCGGGTTACGGCAAAAACGCCGGAAAGGCCGCCTTTTTCGCGGCGCTCCTTTTCCTGTGCCATCCGCTCGCCACCCAGTCCGTGAGCTATATCTCCCAGCGGGCCAACGCCATGTGCGGCATGTTCTTCATCCTGTCCCTCTTCCTTTTCGCCGGGGCAAGGACGAAAGGGCCAGGAACCGGACGGACGTTTCTTTACGCGGGATGCGCAGCGGCTGGCCTTGCCGCCTTTCTGTCCAAGGAAAACGCGGCCACCCTGCCCTTTTTCATCCTTTTATACGAGTGCCTTTTTTTCAGGCGCGCCGACGAAAAATGGCTGGCGGCCCAGTCAATGCCCATCGCCTGGGGGATACTGCTCATGACTGCGGCTGCCGCCGCCGTTGTGGGGAGAGGACAGGTCCATCCGGGACTTTTCGCAGCCTGGGCCGTTCTGGCTCCAGTGGCCATCTACATGGCCCTCAAAAGGCCGCAGGCAGGCCCTTTAAAGGCCAGCACGCGCCGAATGGAAATCATCCTCACGGCCTTCCTGGCCGCTGTGGCCCTGGCCGTCTGGGTGGAGGGCCGGCCCCTTGCAACCATAATTCACGATTACAAGAACATCGCCCCCGTCACCTGCTATCAGCGCCTTCTCACCGAGGCCAGGGTGGTGTTCCTGTACCTGGGCCTTTTTCTTCTTCCACTGCCCGATCTTCTTAGCCTTGGCCACGACGTGACGGTTTCCACCGGCCTTTTTTCACATCCGTCAACGATTGCGGCCATCCTTGCCCTGGCCGGAATTTTCGTTTACGCCGTAAAGGCCAGGGGAAAGCGGCCCGTGCTGGTTTTCGCCGTTTTCATGTATTTCGGGAACCTTGCCATAGAGTCCTCGGTTCTTCCCCTGCACATGGTTTTCGAGCACCGTGCCTATCTGCCCATGATTTTCCTCTGCCTTGTTTTCGCTTCATGGATCTTTTCGAAATTTCCACGGCGGGCCACGGCGATTCTCACGGTGCTTTCGCTTCTTCTGGGTTTTTCCGCCTTCATGCGAAACCAGGTGTGGGCCGATGACTTGGCCCTTTGGCAGGACGCCGCAAAAAAAGCGCCTAACGACGCAATCGCCCACAACAACCTTGGCATCGCCCTGATGAAAAGGGGAAAAACCAGGGAGGCCATTTCAAGGTTCGCCCAGGCCATGGCCACCGACAACTCGCTGATGGACGCCCCCTACAACATGGGGCTCGCGTACAGGGAAATGGGCCGCACCGAGGACGCGCTCGCCATGTTCCGCCGCGCCCTTGCAATAAGGGATGACTACGTGTTCGCCCACAACGACTTAGGGCTCGCCCTCATGGACCTTGGGCGCATGAGGGAGGCCGAGCTTCATTTCAGAAAGGCCCTGGCCTGGAACCCCTATTTCGCCAAGGCCCTGAACAACCTTGGCACGCTCCAACTGGGCAAGGGCCTTTTCTCGGACGCGGTGGCCATGTTTCGGGAAGCGCTCAAAGTCGCGCCGGGATTCGTCCAGGCCAGGATCAACCTGGGGATCGTGCTCCTTCAGCAGGGCAAGGCGAAGGAAGCCGCCATTGTTCTGGAAAAGGCGGTTTCGGACCAGCCGGGGAACTCCGAGGCCCTTTCCCAGTTGGGTAACGCCCTGCTCCACTCCGGTGATACCGTGGGAGCGGTGAGCCGCCTTCGCAAGGCGGTTTCGCTCGATCCGAAAAACGCCGACGCCGTAAACAGCCTCGCCGTGGCCTTAACGACCCAGGGCCGCAACCTGGAGGCCATAGTGGAGTACAGGAAGGCTCTGGGGCTAATGGAAAAGGAGGCGCTGGCCTTAAAGGCCAGATCGGCTCCCGGCGCTTACAGCGCGGTTTTCCTTGCGCCCGAAAGGACCGCCGTACACAAAAATCTGGCTCTGGCCCTTTCACGGATGAAGCAGTTCGAAAAGGCAGGCGAAGAACTTCAAAAAGCGGCGGCCTTAAGCCCAACCGACATTGACGCAAGGCTCGGCCTGGGCTCCATGCTTGCCGCACGGGGCCTCTATGACAGGGCTTTTGAAATTTTCGGCAAAGCAGCGCTGGATTTTCCCGAAAACCCGGAAGCCCAGCGCGACTTGGGGCGCATACTCATGAAACTCGGTCGGCCCAAAGAGGCCCTGACCGCCTTTTCGAGGGCCGCCCTTTTGTCGCCCACCGACACAGGCATTCACCGGGACATCGCAACGGCCCGCGACCTCATTGATAAAAAACAGACGGAGAGGAATTGA
- a CDS encoding rhomboid family intramembrane serine protease, with the protein MTESGKTPLAGTFKKKRANTYALVLAAAGIAYRLKKSEGGWKILVEEADLDRAQSEIAAFRKENPRLPQIEAVEAPTGHSGFAAAAVLAAFYAALGPFDENLSQLFRFGADAGLILGGEWWRCVTALFLHGDFLHLIGNMAGFLVFGTAVCQGAGYGAGWLLILLTGVSGNFLTALVYGGNHLSGGASTAVFGAIGLLGGFRLGPPGLPFSPKNPSAWMVLGVGILFLALLGNSPKADLAAHFFGYASGTVIGLSYGRVFSRPPKRRWQLACLYTAATAVLVSFTYSG; encoded by the coding sequence ATGACGGAATCCGGCAAAACACCCCTTGCCGGAACCTTCAAAAAAAAGCGGGCCAACACCTACGCCCTGGTGCTGGCCGCCGCAGGCATCGCCTACAGGCTTAAAAAAAGCGAGGGAGGCTGGAAAATTCTGGTTGAGGAGGCCGATCTTGACCGGGCTCAGTCGGAAATAGCGGCCTTCAGGAAGGAAAACCCGAGGCTCCCTCAAATCGAGGCCGTGGAAGCGCCCACCGGCCATTCGGGCTTCGCGGCGGCGGCGGTGCTCGCCGCCTTTTACGCGGCACTTGGTCCCTTTGACGAAAACCTTTCGCAGCTTTTCAGATTCGGAGCGGACGCGGGCCTCATCCTTGGCGGCGAATGGTGGCGTTGCGTAACCGCGCTATTTCTTCACGGGGATTTTTTGCACCTTATCGGCAACATGGCGGGTTTCCTGGTTTTCGGAACCGCAGTGTGCCAGGGCGCGGGCTATGGCGCGGGCTGGCTTCTGATTCTTCTGACCGGCGTTTCCGGCAACTTTTTAACAGCCCTTGTCTACGGCGGAAACCACCTTTCGGGCGGGGCGTCCACCGCCGTTTTCGGGGCCATAGGGCTTCTGGGCGGCTTCCGGCTGGGGCCTCCGGGCCTGCCCTTCAGTCCCAAAAACCCTTCGGCCTGGATGGTCCTTGGGGTGGGGATTCTCTTTCTGGCCCTTTTGGGAAACAGCCCCAAGGCCGACCTTGCGGCGCATTTTTTCGGCTACGCCTCTGGAACCGTCATCGGCCTATCGTACGGGCGGGTCTTCAGCCGACCCCCAAAAAGGCGCTGGCAGCTCGCCTGCCTTTATACCGCAGCCACGGCGGTCCTTGTCTCCTTTACTTACAGCGGTTGA
- the dnaE gene encoding DNA polymerase III subunit alpha: MSNFVHLHVHTEYSLLDGAIRLGPLMKRVKALGMDSVAITDHGSMYGIVEFYEKAKKEGIKPIIGCEFYVARESRRDRIPNEKNFHMVLLARDREGYENLCYLASIAWLEGHYYKPRIDREVLESHAGGLTCLTACLQGEIPQLIGAGRLDDADRAALWYKELFGADHFFLEIQNNGIPEQEKLNRALIEMGRRLDIGLVATNDCHYLAAEDAEAHEVLLCVGTKTTMNDPNRFRFSTTELYLKSPQEMESYFKDVPEAISNTKRIADSVTLELDLGNHYLPVFPVPEGETQAGLFEKNARAGLEKRLAQARALNRPLDEAAYRKRLDYEIGVIKDMEFPGYFLIVADFIGWAKANDIPVGPGRGSAAGSLVAWSLEITDLNPMAYGLLFERFLNPGRKSLPDIDVDFCTENRHRVIEYVRQKYGEDRVAQIITFGSMKAKAAIRDVGRALGIPLSEVDVIAKLVPEGPKVNLAEAIEKEPRIKALAGADPRIEKLLKYALLLENMPRHSSVHAAGVVISDHRPLKSHLPLARPGDSETVTQFEMGYVEKIGLVKFDFLALRNLTVIAATLRLIREQGKTPPDLSILDFDDKDTYRLIQKGDTTGVFQLESSGMKNMLVRLKPENFNDIIAAVALYRPGPLGSGMVENYIAGKHGEMKVTYLFPELEPILKETFGIILYQEQVMQIAVALARFSLGEADNLRKAMGKKIPEIMAKQKVRFLEGTDEASFDHKMSSTLFDLMAQFAEYGFNKSHSATYAVVTYQTAYLKAHYPVEFMAALLTSESGNTDGVVKFLAECKVCDVTVAPPDINHGAKDFSVSGGRILFGLAAVKNVGEGAVESILESRKSGPFKDIFDFCERVDTRKVNKRVLEALVKCGAFDSLHANRAALFDSLDAAVEHGQRVQKEKNDPQMSLFDMLSPKDAQAFKPSLSKIGEWPKDLLLAYEKEALGLFVSGHPLDAHAEILDQFTDADTLSLKDSQDGAMVRIGGLIRSVKHHTTKKGDPMAFVTLEDFKGAVEMVVFPQSYAAAGPLLVPETPVIVQALVQKEKEDDAAKLILDLERGSKMVAMEDAENTWTSAVHIHADLSATDRTALESLKSILVRYPGVRTCHLHLKARRNELVMELPPSFRVNPDRPLKKAVNDLLGFSAFRLSCEPAKALERKSNGFRNKKKLH; encoded by the coding sequence ATGAGCAATTTTGTACATCTCCACGTTCATACCGAATACAGCCTGCTGGACGGGGCCATAAGGCTCGGTCCGCTAATGAAAAGGGTGAAGGCCCTGGGCATGGATTCCGTGGCCATTACCGACCACGGCTCCATGTACGGCATCGTGGAGTTTTACGAGAAGGCGAAAAAGGAGGGCATAAAGCCCATAATCGGATGCGAGTTTTACGTGGCAAGGGAGAGCCGCCGCGACAGGATACCCAACGAGAAAAACTTCCACATGGTCTTGCTGGCAAGGGACCGCGAGGGCTACGAGAACCTGTGCTATCTCGCCTCCATCGCCTGGCTCGAGGGACATTACTACAAGCCCCGTATAGACAGGGAAGTCCTCGAAAGCCACGCGGGCGGCCTCACCTGCCTCACGGCCTGCCTCCAGGGTGAGATTCCCCAGCTCATAGGGGCCGGAAGGCTGGATGACGCCGACAGGGCGGCCCTCTGGTACAAGGAGCTTTTCGGGGCCGATCATTTTTTCCTGGAGATTCAGAACAACGGAATCCCGGAGCAGGAAAAGCTCAACCGGGCGCTCATCGAAATGGGCCGCCGCCTGGATATCGGCCTTGTGGCCACCAACGACTGCCATTACCTGGCCGCAGAGGACGCCGAAGCCCACGAGGTGCTGCTCTGCGTGGGCACCAAGACCACCATGAACGATCCCAACCGGTTCAGGTTTTCCACCACCGAGCTTTATCTCAAAAGCCCGCAGGAAATGGAGAGCTACTTCAAAGACGTTCCCGAAGCCATTTCAAACACGAAGCGCATAGCCGACTCCGTGACCCTGGAACTCGATCTCGGAAACCACTACCTGCCGGTTTTCCCGGTTCCCGAGGGCGAGACCCAGGCCGGCCTTTTCGAGAAGAACGCGCGCGCGGGCCTTGAAAAACGGCTGGCCCAGGCGCGGGCCTTGAACCGCCCGCTGGATGAAGCCGCATACCGCAAGCGCCTTGATTACGAAATAGGCGTAATAAAGGACATGGAGTTTCCGGGATACTTTCTCATCGTGGCCGACTTCATAGGCTGGGCCAAGGCAAACGACATACCGGTGGGGCCGGGGCGCGGCTCGGCGGCGGGAAGCCTCGTGGCATGGTCCCTTGAGATAACCGACCTAAACCCCATGGCCTACGGGCTTCTGTTCGAGAGGTTCCTGAATCCGGGCCGCAAGAGCCTTCCGGATATCGACGTGGATTTCTGCACCGAAAACCGGCACCGGGTCATTGAGTACGTGCGGCAAAAATACGGCGAAGACAGGGTGGCCCAGATAATCACCTTCGGAAGCATGAAGGCCAAGGCCGCCATACGCGACGTCGGCAGGGCTCTGGGCATCCCGCTATCCGAGGTTGACGTAATAGCCAAGTTGGTGCCCGAAGGCCCCAAAGTGAATCTTGCCGAGGCCATTGAAAAGGAGCCTCGAATCAAGGCCCTCGCAGGCGCCGACCCAAGGATCGAAAAGCTCCTGAAATACGCCCTCCTGCTGGAAAACATGCCCCGGCATTCCTCGGTGCACGCGGCGGGCGTGGTGATCTCCGACCACAGGCCCCTTAAGAGCCATCTGCCCCTGGCACGGCCCGGAGACAGCGAAACCGTCACCCAGTTTGAAATGGGCTACGTGGAAAAAATAGGGCTGGTGAAGTTCGACTTCCTGGCCCTCAGAAACCTCACCGTGATAGCGGCCACCCTGCGCCTCATAAGGGAGCAGGGCAAGACCCCGCCGGACCTTTCCATCCTCGATTTCGACGACAAGGACACATACCGCCTGATACAGAAGGGCGACACCACGGGCGTTTTCCAGCTTGAATCGAGCGGCATGAAAAACATGCTGGTGAGATTGAAGCCCGAAAACTTCAACGACATCATTGCCGCAGTGGCCCTCTACCGGCCCGGCCCTTTGGGCAGCGGCATGGTGGAAAATTACATCGCGGGCAAGCACGGGGAAATGAAGGTCACCTACCTTTTCCCCGAACTCGAACCCATCCTTAAAGAAACCTTCGGCATAATCCTCTACCAGGAACAGGTCATGCAGATCGCCGTGGCCCTGGCCAGGTTCAGCCTGGGCGAAGCCGACAACTTGAGAAAGGCCATGGGGAAGAAAATCCCCGAAATCATGGCCAAGCAGAAGGTGCGCTTCCTGGAGGGAACCGACGAGGCCAGCTTCGATCACAAGATGTCGTCCACCCTTTTCGATCTCATGGCCCAGTTCGCCGAATACGGGTTCAACAAGAGCCACAGCGCCACCTACGCGGTGGTCACCTACCAGACCGCCTATCTCAAGGCCCACTACCCCGTGGAGTTCATGGCGGCGCTTTTGACCTCGGAATCGGGCAACACCGACGGCGTGGTGAAGTTCCTGGCCGAGTGCAAGGTCTGCGACGTCACAGTCGCCCCCCCTGACATCAACCACGGGGCCAAGGATTTTTCGGTGTCCGGCGGACGCATCCTCTTCGGCCTTGCTGCGGTGAAAAACGTGGGCGAGGGCGCGGTGGAGTCAATACTCGAAAGCCGCAAAAGCGGCCCGTTCAAGGACATTTTCGATTTCTGCGAGCGTGTGGATACCAGGAAGGTCAACAAGAGGGTCCTGGAAGCACTGGTGAAATGCGGGGCCTTCGATTCCCTGCACGCCAACCGGGCGGCCCTGTTCGACTCCCTGGATGCGGCGGTGGAGCACGGCCAGCGGGTTCAGAAGGAAAAGAACGACCCCCAGATGAGCCTTTTCGACATGCTTTCGCCCAAGGACGCCCAGGCCTTCAAGCCCTCGCTCTCGAAAATCGGCGAGTGGCCCAAAGACCTCCTCCTGGCCTACGAAAAAGAGGCCCTGGGGCTTTTCGTCTCAGGCCACCCCCTGGACGCCCATGCGGAAATCCTCGACCAGTTCACCGACGCCGACACCCTAAGCCTCAAGGACAGCCAGGACGGAGCCATGGTGCGCATCGGCGGGCTCATCCGCTCGGTCAAGCACCACACCACCAAGAAGGGCGACCCCATGGCCTTCGTCACCCTGGAGGACTTCAAGGGCGCGGTGGAAATGGTGGTCTTTCCCCAGTCATACGCAGCCGCAGGACCGCTCCTGGTCCCGGAGACCCCCGTAATCGTCCAGGCCCTGGTCCAGAAGGAAAAGGAGGATGACGCGGCCAAGCTCATCTTGGACCTTGAGCGCGGAAGCAAAATGGTGGCCATGGAAGACGCCGAAAACACATGGACCTCGGCTGTCCACATCCACGCCGACCTTTCAGCCACCGACAGAACCGCCCTGGAAAGCCTGAAATCGATTCTCGTCCGTTACCCCGGAGTCCGCACCTGCCACCTGCACCTCAAAGCCAGGAGGAACGAGCTTGTCATGGAGCTTCCGCCCTCCTTCCGGGTGAACCCGGACCGCCCCCTCAAAAAGGCGGTGAACGACCTTCTGGGCTTTTCCGCCTTCCGCCTGAGCTGCGAGCCCGCCAAGGCCCTTGAGAGAAAATCCAACGGTTTCCGAAACAAGAAAAAGCTGCACTGA
- a CDS encoding biotin--[acetyl-CoA-carboxylase] ligase — MIEKQTTAAQETPIPGKPSLSHPDPDGSGVLGKWSGLAQIFDETGSTMDEARSLAKSGAPHMSIVVARRQTKGRGRLARTWESRDGGLYFTLVTRPLLPVSKAHLVLFTASFALCTVLREKFGVNASVKWPNDLLAEGKKISGMLSELSAEGDEVSFLNIGIGVNVNNDPTAALAESTSLRLLLGREIDTMEVLKAFLDEFERGFARIEDKGVMARWKALSLTPGREVTISTTSITLTGTALDVDEDGALILRLSDGSVERVIHGDCFHREPAHES; from the coding sequence ATGATCGAAAAGCAGACAACAGCAGCGCAGGAAACCCCGATCCCCGGCAAGCCCTCCCTGAGCCACCCGGACCCTGACGGCTCAGGCGTGCTGGGCAAATGGTCGGGGCTGGCGCAAATTTTCGACGAGACCGGCTCCACCATGGACGAGGCACGAAGCCTCGCCAAGAGCGGCGCACCCCACATGAGCATTGTTGTGGCCAGGCGTCAGACCAAGGGCAGGGGCAGGCTCGCCCGGACCTGGGAATCGCGCGACGGCGGCCTTTACTTCACCCTGGTCACCCGGCCCCTGCTTCCGGTATCGAAGGCCCACCTTGTTCTTTTCACCGCCTCCTTCGCCCTTTGCACCGTGCTGCGCGAAAAATTCGGCGTGAATGCTTCGGTCAAGTGGCCCAACGATCTTTTGGCCGAGGGGAAAAAAATCTCCGGAATGCTCTCGGAGCTTTCCGCAGAGGGAGACGAGGTATCCTTCCTGAATATAGGAATCGGCGTCAACGTGAACAACGACCCCACAGCAGCCCTTGCCGAATCCACGTCCCTGAGGCTTCTTCTGGGCCGCGAGATCGACACGATGGAAGTTCTGAAGGCTTTTCTGGATGAATTTGAAAGAGGCTTCGCCCGCATTGAAGACAAGGGCGTCATGGCCCGCTGGAAGGCCCTTTCCCTTACACCGGGCCGGGAGGTGACCATTTCCACCACATCGATTACCCTGACCGGAACCGCCCTTGACGTTGACGAGGACGGCGCGCTAATCCTCCGCCTTTCCGACGGAAGCGTCGAAAGGGTGATCCACGGCGACTGCTTTCACCGGGAACCGGCCCATGAATCCTGA
- the uvrC gene encoding excinuclease ABC subunit UvrC: MDEIKEQLKRLTQGPGVYLMKDEAGTVIYVGKAVNLKRRVSSYFLKTRRDFKTATLSSKIASFDTIVTASEKEAIILEHLQVKKHNPRYNIQLKDGKLYPSLRINVNTAFPRIEVVRKVKKDGALYFGPYAAAGAARETLWLLKKTFPLRLCKGDNPPKRSRPCINFQMGRCLGPCCNKVDPALYREMVDQVVLFLKGRTDDLIVQVKRRMMEAAEAQDFERAAVLRDRMFALSQTVEKQSVVNPDFVDRDVFGLAMRPGLLMISILFVRGGVLTGSRNEPFTEILGDEPEALASFISRYYGGEVFIPKEILVPVEMEGADSLSEWLSDGKGEKVAIHFPQRGEKVRLLAIARANADEALARHESGAEEEERLLERLQKRLRMDRIPRRIECYDISHTAGVKTVASMVVFSGVRPEKGSYRRFNIRTVEGPDDYASMKEVITRRFTGKEKDLVPDLVLVDGGRGQLSMATAAVGELGLSGGFALAGIAKKDEKRGETSDKVYLPGQANPVIFGRDADLLLMLERVRDEAHRFAITGHRKSRGAEIRRSVLDDVPGIGEKRKKALLKHFGSVKRIIAASAEDVAKAPGMTRALAETVLAALQNNAAKKQ; this comes from the coding sequence ATGGACGAAATAAAGGAACAGTTGAAGCGCCTCACCCAGGGGCCCGGCGTCTATCTCATGAAGGACGAAGCCGGAACGGTGATCTACGTGGGAAAGGCCGTGAACCTGAAACGCCGGGTTTCCAGCTATTTTTTGAAAACCCGGCGGGACTTCAAAACCGCGACCCTGTCGTCCAAGATCGCAAGTTTCGACACCATCGTCACCGCCTCGGAAAAAGAGGCCATAATCCTCGAACACCTCCAGGTCAAAAAGCATAACCCCCGGTACAACATCCAGTTGAAGGACGGCAAGCTCTACCCCTCGCTCCGCATCAACGTGAACACCGCGTTTCCGCGGATAGAGGTGGTTCGCAAGGTGAAAAAGGACGGCGCGCTCTATTTCGGCCCCTACGCCGCAGCCGGGGCCGCGCGGGAAACCCTGTGGCTCCTTAAAAAGACCTTCCCCCTGCGCCTTTGCAAGGGCGACAACCCGCCAAAACGCAGTAGGCCGTGCATAAATTTCCAGATGGGACGCTGCCTTGGCCCCTGCTGCAACAAGGTGGACCCGGCCCTTTACAGGGAAATGGTGGACCAGGTGGTGCTCTTTCTGAAGGGCAGAACCGACGATCTGATAGTTCAAGTGAAGCGCCGCATGATGGAGGCGGCGGAGGCCCAGGATTTCGAGCGGGCCGCCGTGCTCCGGGACCGCATGTTCGCCCTTTCCCAGACCGTGGAAAAGCAGAGCGTGGTGAACCCGGACTTCGTGGACCGGGACGTGTTCGGTCTGGCCATGCGCCCGGGGCTTCTCATGATCTCCATACTTTTCGTGCGGGGCGGGGTTCTCACCGGAAGCCGGAACGAGCCGTTCACCGAGATTCTGGGGGACGAGCCCGAAGCCCTGGCCTCCTTCATCAGCCGCTACTACGGCGGCGAGGTCTTCATTCCCAAGGAAATTCTTGTACCGGTGGAGATGGAGGGCGCGGATTCGCTTTCCGAGTGGCTTTCGGACGGAAAGGGCGAGAAGGTCGCCATCCATTTTCCCCAGCGGGGTGAAAAGGTCCGGCTTCTGGCTATAGCCAGGGCCAACGCCGACGAGGCCCTGGCCCGTCACGAATCCGGGGCCGAGGAGGAGGAGCGCCTGCTTGAAAGGCTGCAAAAGCGCCTCCGCATGGACAGGATTCCGCGCAGGATTGAGTGTTACGACATCTCCCACACAGCAGGCGTTAAAACGGTGGCCTCGATGGTGGTGTTTTCGGGGGTGAGGCCCGAAAAAGGGTCGTACCGGAGATTCAACATCCGTACTGTTGAAGGCCCGGACGACTACGCTTCCATGAAGGAGGTCATAACCCGGAGGTTTACCGGAAAGGAAAAGGACCTGGTCCCGGACCTGGTTCTTGTGGACGGAGGCAGGGGCCAGCTTTCCATGGCGACGGCGGCGGTGGGGGAACTTGGCCTTTCGGGCGGCTTCGCCCTTGCCGGAATCGCCAAGAAGGATGAAAAACGGGGCGAGACATCGGATAAAGTCTATCTTCCGGGCCAGGCCAACCCGGTGATTTTCGGCAGGGACGCAGACCTTCTGCTAATGCTTGAGCGGGTGCGGGACGAGGCCCACCGCTTCGCCATCACCGGGCACAGAAAAAGCCGGGGGGCGGAAATAAGGCGCTCGGTGCTGGACGACGTTCCAGGTATCGGCGAAAAGCGCAAAAAGGCCCTTTTGAAGCACTTCGGAAGCGTCAAGCGCATAATCGCGGCAAGCGCCGAAGACGTGGCCAAGGCCCCCGGCATGACCCGCGCCCTGGCCGAAACAGTCCTTGCCGCACTTCAAAACAACGCTGCAAAAAAGCAGTAA
- a CDS encoding TerC family protein, producing the protein MEAIFSPDIFFAFLTLTVLEIVLGIDNIIFIAILASRLPEEKRAKARTVGLALAMVTRIGLLFSLSLIMKLTAPFFSVLGMDISGRDIILLAGGLFLLAKSTVEIHKNVEGDPHHIPGSSTLPKVSFSGVVTQIMILDIVFSLDSVITAVGLSNKIFVMAGAIITAVIVMMFLSGPLANFVESHPTIKILALAFLLLIGTALMAEGLEFHISKGYLYFAMAFSTFVEMLNIRMRKKTRAVQKK; encoded by the coding sequence ATGGAAGCCATTTTTTCGCCCGATATCTTTTTTGCCTTTTTAACTCTCACGGTTCTCGAAATCGTTTTAGGCATAGACAACATAATTTTCATCGCCATCCTGGCCAGCCGCCTGCCGGAGGAAAAACGCGCCAAGGCCCGCACCGTGGGGCTTGCGCTGGCCATGGTAACCCGGATCGGCCTTCTGTTCTCCCTTTCGCTTATCATGAAGCTCACCGCACCGTTTTTTTCGGTCCTGGGCATGGATATTTCGGGCCGGGACATCATCCTGCTTGCTGGCGGCCTGTTCCTTCTGGCCAAGAGCACCGTGGAGATACACAAGAACGTGGAGGGAGACCCGCATCACATACCGGGTTCTTCAACCTTGCCCAAGGTCTCGTTTTCAGGGGTGGTCACCCAGATCATGATCCTCGATATCGTCTTTTCGCTGGATTCCGTGATCACCGCAGTGGGGCTTTCCAATAAAATCTTCGTCATGGCCGGGGCCATAATCACGGCTGTTATCGTGATGATGTTCCTTTCCGGGCCCCTGGCCAATTTCGTGGAAAGCCACCCCACCATAAAAATACTGGCGCTGGCCTTCCTGCTTCTCATCGGCACGGCTCTCATGGCCGAGGGCCTGGAGTTCCACATCAGCAAGGGCTACCTCTATTTCGCAATGGCCTTTTCAACCTTCGTGGAAATGCTGAACATCAGGATGAGAAAAAAAACGAGGGCTGTTCAGAAGAAATAG